Below is a genomic region from Phragmitibacter flavus.
AACCACCACCAAAACAGCCGCCGGACTTTCCGTGCTGTCGGGCATCACGCTCCCCCATGTTCACGCCGCCGTGGATGACACGGTGCGCATGGCCTTGATCGGCTGTGGTGGACGTGGAGGCGGTGCCGCCAGCAACGCCCTCTCCGTCAACGGGGCGCCCACCCGTTTGGTTGCCATGGCCGATGTGCAGCCCAACCGGCTCAATGCGGCGCACGATGCGTTGTCCAAAAAGCATCCCGACAAGATGTCCGTGTCGGAGGATGCCAAATTCATCGGCTTCGACGCCTACAAAAAAGCGGTGGACGTGCTCAAGCCCGGCGACATTGCCATGTTCGCCACCCCTCCGGCGTTCCGCTGGGTGCATTACCAATACGCCATCGAACGCGGCATCAACATTTTCATGGAAAAACCTCTTTCCGTTGATGGCCCCACGTCCAAACGCATGCTGGAGCTGAACGAGCTAGCCAAAAAGAAAGGGCTCAAAGTCGCTGTTGGCCTAATGTGCCGCCACTGCAAGGTGCGCAAAGATCTTTACAATCGTGTTCAGGATGGCGAAATCGGCGACATCGTTCTCGCCCGCGCCTATCGCATGCAGGCACCGGTTGCCTCCTGCTTTTCCAAACGACGCCCCCCGGAAACCCCGGAACTGATCTGGCAGATTCAGCGTTTCCACTCCTTCCTCTGGGCCAGCGGTGGTGCTTACAGCGACTTCTTCATTCACAACATCGACGAAGCCTGCTGGATGAAAAATGACTGGCCGGTTGAAGCCCAGGCCAGCGGCGGACGCACTGATCGCGGCGAGTTTGTCGACCAGAACTTCGATCACTATTCGGTCGAATACACCTGGAAGGACGGCAGCAAATTTTTCTTCGAAGGCCGCAACATCACCGGCTGCCGCAACGAATTTTCCACGCACATCCATGGCACCAAAGGCAATGCCATCGTCTCGAATGCCGGTCACCTTCCAGCCCGCAGCGCCATCTTCAAAGGCCTTGGTCGCAAAGTTGAAGATCGCGTGTGGAGCGCCCCACAGCCCGAGCCAAACCCGTATCAATTGGAGTGGGACGACTTCCTTGCGGCCATCCGCAACAACGAAGACTACAACGAAATGGAGCGCGGGGTGAAAGCCAGTCTGGTCACCTGCATGGGTCGCATGGCAGCGCATACCGGACAGATCATCACCTACGATCAAATGCTCAACTGCCCCCACGAGTTCGCGCCTGGAGCCGACAAATTCACCCTCGACGGACCCGCTCCGATTCGCGAAAACGCCGAAGGCCGCTACCCGGTTCCCATCCCCGGCAAACTTCGTGATCGCGAATATGCTGACGCTGTCTAGGAAGCTTTTGCCATCCTGATTGGTGGTTCAGTCTTTGGCTGGCCCCCAAATTGGGAAATTAATTCACGCCCGGAATCCACTTGAACGGAGCCTTAAGCGCTCCGCCAGTTTTTTTCAGCAGGCCGGGCTCGGGCGTTTCCTCTGTTCCATCTGGAGCCGGAGCCGTCTCAGCCACTGCCACTGGCTTGGCAAGCTGTGCCGGGGCGGTCACCACCACGCGTTCACTGGTCACCCATTGACTGGTCGATGGATTAAACTCCTGCGTCCGCGAAATGCCGCCAGGGGTCGGTGAAGATGAGCAGCAAGCCAGCAAGCCGGAGGCGCAGATACCAAGAATTCGAAGCGTGGACATACCGATTGATAAACTCAATTGGCACAAGGCACAAGGTCTTGTCGTCACTTGATCCGCGAAAACTGACACCGTTCCCACGCCGTTTCGACAAGATGAATGAAAATTTATTTAGCCACAGGCTCGCCATCTGACCGGCGACCATTTTATGCTGCTCATGCGCACACACAAAATCATGAGCCAACCCATCAAAATTGCCCTCGTCGGCGTCGGCATGTTCGGCGGCGATGTCCACGCCCGCACCTATGCAGATCTGCAGCGCTTCGGCATTGGTGGACAACTTGCGCGCATCGGTCTCGACGCCTGGACCCGCGACCTCGCCCCACTGCACTTCGAACTCACCGCCATCGCCGCCCGCACAGAGAAGTCCGCCGTCAAAGCAGCGACGCAATTTCATGATTCGACAGGCCACCGCCCCCTCATCTTTCATGGCGACGAGCCCTGGCTTGAACTGCTCGATGCCGTGCCCGATCTCGACATTCTCGCCGTCGCCACTCCCGATCATCTGCACACCCAACCGATCCTTGCCGCCCTTGCACGTGGCGTGCATGTGATCACCGAAAAACCGATGTGCCTCAGCATTCACGAGGCCGACACCATCATCGAACTCGCCGCGCAAAAGAAGTGCATCGTCGCCGTCGACATGCACAAACGCTATGATCCCGATCACCTGCGCATCCGCCACGACATCCAACATCGCATCGGCACTCCACTCTACGGCTCCGCCTATCTGGAGGAACCGCTGGAAGTCAGCGCTTCCACCTTCAAATGGGTCGAATCCAGCGATCCTTTCAGCTACGTGGGCCCGCACTGGACCGATCTCATCTGGCACTACTACCGTAGCAAACCCGTCGCCCTCACCGCCGTTGGACAAAAACGACGGCTCATTCGCGACAACATTGATGCCTACGACGCCGTGCAGGTCCGCGTGGACTACGCCAACGGCATGAGCATTCATTTTCACAACAACTGGATCACCCCCTCCGATTTCGAAGGCCCGGTCAATCAAGGCCACGAAATCGTCGGCACCGATGGCAAGGTGGAAAGCGATCAGCAATACCGCGGTTTCCGGTTTTGGAATCAGGGTGGCGGTTCTCGCACCAGCAACAACCACTTCACCCGCGACATCCCCCGTCCCGATGGCTCCAGCGCCTACCTCGGTTATGGAGTCGACAGCCTCACCGCCTGCGTCGCCGCCATTTGTCGCGTGGCCCGCTTCAACGATTCGCCGTCAGACGTTGCCACCATCTACCCCACCGCCGCCGACGCCCGCATCAGCACGGCGATCATCCATGCCGCCGCCATCGTGCGCGACCTCAACTTCAAATACCTCAACGAGGGCAAGGGCACACCGGTCACTGCCCGCTTCGGCGACGATGGCATCACCATCATCGATCCCACGCGAGCCGAACAAGGACTGGAGCATGTTTTTCAGCGCATTTACTCGCTGCCACTCTGACTGACCCAACAACGGTTGTTCAAGCGACTTGTCTTTTTCAGCACGGGCAGGTAGGGTGCGTTTTTATTGCATGCTCTGGACGCGATGGATCATTTTTGGACTTCCGACCTTGCTGGCCCTGCTCATCGTTTGGGCGGCGCTGCAATCCGTGGCGAGTCGTGATTCCGGCGGAGACGAGCTGGTGGTGGCGTCGGGCGAAGGCGTGCCGCCGACGTTGAACCCTTTTTTGCCCATGACGACGGTCGATCGCGAAGTCGCGGCGCTGGTGCATGAGCCTTTGCTGCGAATTGGCGCGACTGGAGAACTGGAAGGAGCATTGGCAAGTTCGTGGTCATGGACCCAGCAAACGCGTTTCTGGTTTTCGAATGCGTCGTTTGCCACCAAAGCGGCCGCAAAACTGAAGGCTTTGTCTCCCGAACAATGGCAGTTGTGGCAGCTTCAGGAAGCCGTTGCGGTCGACGCGGAGTTGCGGTTGCAATTGAGCGCGGTCAACACCACCACGGGACCGGCGGTGCATGAGTTGATTTCCGAGTTTGGTCCCCTGCCGGTCGAAGTGCTGCGGGTGGAGTTGAATGGCGAGGCACGCGAACATCATGAGTTTTTCATGAGCGGTGCGGTGGAAGCGGCACAGGTGAAAGGTGTGCGGTTTGAAGGATCCACGGCTTATGAACTTCAGGTGAGCGGGGAGACCGTGAAATTTTTCGAGGAGTTGAACAAGTATTTCCGCAACCTCCCGGACCTGGAAGCGAGGTTGAGGTTTGTCCGGCGGGTGCCGATGCAGGACCGGCCGAGGCTGGAGTGGGCGTTGCGCGAAGACGCGGTGTTTCAAGATGGCTCAGCGGTGACGGCGGCAGACGTGGAAGCTTCGGTGAACTTGGTGCTCAGTCAGGGCTGGCCGGTGGACGGGGTGGAGGCGTTGCGTTTGATCGAAGCATGGGACACTTCCGCTCCGCGAAGGCCGCGGGTGACGTTTCGTGAGGTGTATGGTCCGGCGCTGATGGCTTTCGTGGATTTACCAGTGCTGCCGCACCGTTGGGTAGAAGCTTATGCGAAGCGGGTGGCAGCGGGCGAGAATCCGTTTATCGATCTGCCGCCGGTGGGAGCGGGCATTTTTCAGCTGGATGGTGATGTGGAGCGATCGCTGTTCCTCAGCCGCAAAGGCGGCGGTGCACGCGTGCAGTTTTTGTTGGATCAGAATCCCATGTCGATTCGCGCCGGATTTGCAATGAATCGTGTGGATGTGTTCTGGCCCGGCTCTGGCAGCACGGCCATGTTGGATCGGGAACGTGGCGTCACCCTGCGCTCCGCACCGCCGCGCAACCGGTTGTTGGTGATGTGGAATTGTCGCAAGGCCCCGCTGAATGACTTGCGGGTGCGCGAAGCGCTAGCCCTTGGATTGGATCGTGAAGCGTTGGTGCAGGAATGGTTGCAAGGGCAGGGCTCGGTGGTGGAAGGCATTTTTCAACCAGGTTTGTGGTTCGCGGCCAATGTGCCCAATCAGGCAGTGGATCGGGCGAAGGCGCGGCAGATGTTGTATGATGCTGGTTGGGTGCCGGATGCGGCAGGCATGTTGAGCAAAAACGGAAGCGCGCTGCGGATCGAACTGCTGACCGTGGCAGGCAACGCGCAGCGAATCAATCTGGCGACCCGCCTGCAGGAACTGTGGCGTGAGTTGGGGGTGGAGCTGGTGGTGAAGGCGGTGCCATGGGACGAGATGCTGGATCGTCAGCTTCCGTCGCGACAATTCGATGCGGCTTTGATGGGATTGAACTTTGAGCGCAGTTGGGATCAGATGGAATTTTGGCATTCGAGCCGGGCGCGGCGCGGCATGAATTTCGCGGGGATTGAAGACGGTGGATTGGACACCCTGCTGACGGCGCTGCGGGTGGAGCAGGACCCGGTCAAGGTTGGCGAACTGGCACAAGATCTGGAAACCCGGCTGCTGGCTTTGCATCCCTTTTTGTCGCTGTTTGCTGGAGGCAACGTGGTGGCGCTCCGTGAAAATGCATTGCCTGAAACGCAGATTGGGAATGGGTTCAACCTTCGCCAGATTTTGGAGGCGCAGCGCTGATGGAAAGATTGCCTGCCCATCCGAAAAGACTGCCACTGTTGACCTTTGTAATCGGCGCACTGGTTGCCTTGCTGGTGCTCGGATCGGGCGGAGCAAGTGCGGGTGATGCCTTGCGTTTGTTGAGCGGCGTGCTGCCGGTTGGAGGCGAGGGCGATGGTTCGCTGCGAGTGCTCTTGTGGCGGATGTGCCGCACCTTTTTGCTGGTCACGCTGGCGATGCTGACGGGAATGAGTTTTGGCCTCGCGGTCGCGGTTTTGCTGGCCGGGTGGTGGCGACCATTGCGACTGGTGATCGGCTGGACGTCACGCACGCTGGGAGCAATTCCCCCGATGGCGTGGGCGTTGGGATTGCTGTTCCTGCTGGTGCAGGTGTGGCGACTGCCCGTGGAATCTTTATTTCCGAGTCGACCGGGTGCCGACTTGGATTCCTGGATGATGAAGTCTGGACGCGCCTTGTGGTCGATTCTCGCCCCCGCACTCGCCTTGGCCCTGCCGGTTTTTGCGCTGACACTGCGTGCCTGTTTGTTGCGCCTCGATTACCTTTGGAAACAACCGTTGGCCCTGTCGCTGCGGGCGAGAGGCTGTTCCAACCGCCTGATTCGAAGTCAGCATTGGGTGCCGCGCCTGTGGCCACACGTGGTGCGTCTGGCCTGGCCGGTGGCGGCGCTGTGTCTGGCGTTTTCCATCCCGGTGGAAGAAGTTTTCAGGCTGGATGGCTGGGGGCTTTTCATGGCAGAGGCACTGCGACAACGGGAATCCACCTCGCTCGCCGCCGGCATCTACGGGGCGTGCATGCTGCTGGCCCTTTGGTTCGCCCTTTTTGCATGGCTGGAAAAACCTCTGGCTGCAACTGGCCGCCTGACTCGACTGCGACTGCCCAAAAGTCGCGGCCCCTGGATCGCGGGTGCTGTCTTGCTGCTCTTGCTGACCAGCGCTCCTGGGTGGGGCGTCGATCAGAGTTGGTGGCTGCCTTCGCTGGCTCCACTTTGGGGCGAACTGAAGACGGCCCTCACCCTTGCAGCACTCGGTTGGATTGCTGTCGTGCTCGGATTGTTCAGCCCCCTGGCCATCGTCGCCTGGGTGGTGGTGGCCTTGCTGCTGCCGGTCGAAGGCTCGCTTCTCTTATTGCTGGCACTTGCCCTCGCCCTTCCAGAATGGTTACAGGCCCGCGGAGAATTGCAGCGCGTGCGGCAATCGGGATTCATGATGGCATCAAGGATGATGGGAGGCAATGTCCGGCTCCAGTTCTGGAGGCACGCATCACGTCTGCTGGGTCCCTCACTTGGTGCCGGATTTTTCCGCATGGCCGCCTCCGCTTTAATATGGATGAGCCTGCTGACCTTCTTCGGCTTTGGCTTGGCTGAAGGTTTGCCGGATCCTGCCTGGGGCGCGCTGGTGCATGCGAATTCCGCTTCCGTCCTGGATGATCCCCTGCCCGCTCTCGCTCCGGCCTGCTGGGTGGCCTTTTGGTGCTTGTGTTTCCAATGGTTCGCGCGAGGGTTTGGCTTTGGCGGACCACCGATCCCCTCGACTCAACCTCCTGTCACCACGTCCACGTCCCGAAAATGATGCCTGCGCCGGATTCCACCCCACTGCTGGAGATTGAAGATCTCAAGATCGCATTTCAGCGCTATCGGCAGGAGCCGGTGCTGGCGGTGAAAGGCATTGATCTGCAACTTTTGCGCGGTGAAAGCCTGGCCATTGTCGGCGAAAGCGGCAGCGGCAAAAGCGTCACTGCCTTGTCCCTGGCAAGACTGCTGCCTGAGCCACAAACCAAAATCACTGCGAAAACTTTGCGAGTGAACGGCCACGACGTGCTGAATATGAACGAGCGGGCCCTGCGCCGCATGCGCGGCAAAGAAATCGCCTACGTTTTCCAGGAACCGTCATCCTCGTTAAATCCGGTATTAACCATTCGCACCCAAATGGCCGAGGCTCTGCGCCTGCATCGGCCCGACGTGACCAATCTCGACGAGGAAATTATCCAGTGGCTCTACAAGGTCGGCATCGTCGAACCCGAAAAACGCCTGCGCGCCTATCCCCACGAACTCTCCGGCGGCATGCAACAACGCGTCATGATCGCCATGGCCCTGTGCTGCCAGCCACAGCTGCTGATCGCCGATGAACCGACCACCGCGTTGGATGTGACCATTCAAAAACAGATCATCGACCTGCTCGCCGACCTGCGCACCAGTCTCGGCATGAGCATCGTGTTGATCACCCACAATTTCGCCATCATCCGCAACATCGCCGACAAAGTGGCCGTGATGTTCCGGGGGCAGATCGTCGAAAGCGGTTCGACTGAGGAAGTGCTCGCCAATCCCCAGCACCCCTACACGAAAGCGTTGATCGCCTGCGTCCCTAAACTCGGGGTCCAGCAGGACAAGCTGCAAACCATCGACTACGCCGCCGTCGAAGCGGCACTTTGAGAGGGAACACACACGCATTTCGCGCCAGTTCCCCAACATCGATCGAATCCGATCAATAAGCGAAAATCTCGCCGTCCTTGAAGAAGCGCTTCAACTCGGCCGCCGCAGCTTCCGGAGAATCGCTGGCGTGCACCACGTTGATCATCGAATCTTCACCAAAATCACCACGGATCGTGCCTTTGTCGGCCTTGCGTGAATCGGTCGGTCCGAGCAAGTCGCGAACACGGGGAATCACTTCCTCACCGCTCAACGCCAGCGCCACCACGGGAGCGCTTTTCATGAACTGCACCACGTCAGGGAAAAACGGACGCTCCACAATGTGCGCGTAATGTTCCTTCAAGAGTTCATCCGTCAGTTGCAACATCTTGAGACCACGAACGCGAAAGCCTTCGCCTTCAAAACGCTTGAGCACTTCGCCACACAAGCTTTTGGAAACAGCGTCTGGCTTGAGGAGAATGAGAGTGGTTTGTTCGGGCATGGGGCGCGTTTCATACGGTCAATCCGGCCTTCCGTCAAGCCCGCAAGCATCAAAACGGCTTGCCATAAGCCCGGCAACGGTTCGCCCAGCCCGCCATCCAACGTTTCTCTCCACGCTCGGGCGGACTGTTCGCCACCCGTCGCGCCAGCATCCGTTCCGACGCCGCTGCAAATGCCGCCGGTGCCCGCGCCGCATCTGGAGTCTCCATCGCAGTCAGCACCTGCAACAATCCCCAACCCTCACCACGATACCGTTCCTTCGGATTCAAACCTTCGCCCTTGAAGTTTACGTAATCGATCATCGCAAAATTCCCCGCTGCCGACATCCGCAGCAGCGCCATGTTGCGCGCCACCTTTTCCCCCTGCCGACCCGCCGCCTGACGAAACTTCGGCTCTGCCTGTTGCAGCCGGTGCATGATAAACAAGGTTTGCTCCCGCACTGTCGCTGCCAGCAAGGTGCGCAAATCCCGTTGCCACGGACCCTGACTGTCCTTCAAAAACGCCGCCCGGGTTGGCCAGGGACAATCACGCATCCCAGCCAGCCAATTCGGCAGCCTCACCCCACGCGAACCCAGCCACTGCACCAGTTTCGGAAAACTTTCCTCAAACGGTCCCTCCACGCCTTCAGGATACCAGATAAAGTGACCGATTCCCAACGACGCAAAATTCTCCCCCGTGTTCCAGCTCGTCAAACCTTCCACTGTGCCCGCGCACTCATTTTGCCAGATTCTTTTGCCCACACGATCCAGATCCCCGCCACTCAACGCCGGTTGCGCCATCAAAAACGCAGGAGCCAAAACTGCCACCATCACCGCCAGAAACCGCACGGATGGGTCAAAAAATGTAAATGATCTCTTCATGTTTCGCATTGATTCGTTTCCATAATCGCCTCAAGTAGGCTTTCTGCGCGGAAGGCAGCGTCCAACCCCCACCAAAGATCCAATCGCACCCAAAAGCAACCTCACATCAAAGACAGCTCATGCCCCGTCTGGCGTTCACCCTAAACAACGGTAAAGAGTTCATCCACGAACTCAACGCCCAACGCATTTCCATCGGTCGCGATCAACGCAACGAGATCCACGTCGACAGCACTTTCGTCTCCAGCTTTCACGCCGAACTCGTCAGAAAAGACCCGGACCAGACTTACTACGAACTGGTCGATAAAAATTCGACCAACGGCACCTTCGTCAACGGCGAACGCATCCGGCGCATCAACATCGCCGTCGGAGACAAGATCCGCTTCGGGGAACTTGACGCCGTGCTGCTGGATTCCCCTTCCCCATCATCTGCTCCTGCACCTGCTCCTGTCCCGACACCTTTCCCCTCCGTCTCCACCTCTCCTCCCAAACCGGACGGCAGTTCCACCATGATGTTGCAAGGAACTGCCTCCGCTGCTCCGGCACCCGTCCTCTTTCCAAAACCCCTGGCCGCCAGCTCCCACCCCCCCGCACCGACCGCCCTAAAAGGCTCGTCGACGTCAAAACCTGGCACCTCAAAACCAAGCCCGCCAGCCCCCGGCATTTCCAAGGCATCCGCCGCATCTACTCCCGTGGCCCCTTCCACCACCTTAGCTCCCCCCGCCGTCGCCCTCTCCAGAACCGACCCTCCGGCAGACAACATCGCTCCCGCTGCAGCACCAGTGCCCGCCCCAAACCGGGACGCTTTGGAAGCGCTTCAAGCCGAAGAAGCCGCCGTCCGGACTGAACTCGAATCGCTCAAAAAACAGACCGCCGCCCACCAGCGCGATCTGGACAAACTCGAGGCCACCAAACAGGAACTCAGCGCCAACGAATCGCGCCAGCTCGAACTCAACGCCGCCCTCGCCCTTCTGCAAAATCAATTCAGCGAACGCGACAACCGGCTCAAAAAGACCAACGACTCCCTCCTCGAACGTCAACAGGCCCTTGAAGCCGCCCGCACCCAGGAGAAAAAACAGCAGGCCGCCCTTGATGCCGTCAACAAACAGCTGGCCGACGAACGACGCCAGCTCGAGACGCTGCGCGCCGACGCCGCCAAAAGCACCACCGCCCTCAACGAACGCATCGCCGCGCTCGACCACACCCTTTCCGACAAACAATCCGAACTGCGCACCGCCGAGGAAAAGCTCGAACTCGCCCGCAAATCGGAGGCCGAGACGATGCTCAAAGTCGAGGCCCTGTCCGACACCGACAACCGCCTCAAAGACACCACGGTCGCCCTCCAGGCTCTCGAAGAGCAGAAACAGAAGACCGAACAGCAGCTCATCTCCCTGACTCAGGAACGCGAGGAAAAAGACAACCTTATCGCCTCCATCACCGAGCTCAGCACCGCCCAAAACACCCTGCTGCAAACCCTCACCAGCAAGCGCACCGATCTCGAAGCCACCCTGGCCAATCTCGAATCCACCGCCACGGAAAAACAGACGCGCATCCGCGATCAGGAAGCCGACATCGCCAGCCTCAAGGAACGCACCGAGGCCATGGAGAAGAACCTCGCCGGCGAAAAAGCCGCCCAGGAGGCCTTCACCAAAATCCAGGAGGACCTCAGCGCCGCCGAGACCCAACTCAAAAACACCCAGCAGGAACTCAGCGACGAGCAGTCCGCCCTCAGCAAAACCACCGCCGAGATCCAGGCCCTTGTCCTCGCCCTCGCCACCCACCGCGAAGAAACCAGCGCCGCCGAAAAAAACCATCAGGAAGCCACCGCGAAACTCACCGCGACCCAGGCACGCATCACCGAGCTCGCACCGACCGAACAAAAACTCGACGAAATCCTCAAGCAGGTCGAATCCGTCACCCAGGAAAGACAAACGCTGGATACCGCCGTCTCTGCCCTCCAAAAAACGCGCGACGAACTTCAGTCCGCTATCGACCAGCTCAACGCCGATCAACTCACGCTGACTGAGAAAAACGCCAGCCTCACCGCGCAAATCAAAGCCGGCGAAGAAAAAAACCGTCAGCTCACCGCCAGCATCCACACGACGGAAAACGACCTGAAAACCGTCCAAACCCTTCTCGAAGACACCCAGCAAAACCTGCAAAAAACCCAGGGTGAAGAAAAGAGCTCACGCGACCAGCTCGCCGCCGTCACCTCCGAGTTCAACACCACCAAAACCTCTCATCAAGCCCTCCTCGAACAGAGCACCCGCGAGCAAACCCGGCTCACAAAGCTCAACGACGACATCGAGCAGTCCACTCAAAAAATCGCCGCACTCCAAAAGCAGGAAACCGATCTCACCCAAACCATCGCCACCCTTAAAGACAACACGGCGAAGCTCGAAAAAGACCAGGCCGACCTCGTCGACCGCAACCACAAAGCCCAGGATCAGCTCGCGAAACTTCAGGAGGAAGAAAAATCCTCCCGCAGCCGACTTCCCCTCATCACCGGCGAAATCACCACGGCCCAAGCCGCCCTCGCCGCCCTCCTGACCCAAAACACCAGCGAACAAACCCGGCTCACCGACTCTACCAAAGAAGCTGAAGCTGCCGCCAAAAAACTCGCCGAACTGCAGAAACAGCAAGCCGAACTCGAGCAATCTCTGACCACGCTCAAAGAGAGCAAAACCAAACTCGAAGAAGAACAGGCCAACCTGCAGACCAGCACCAAGGAAACCCAAACACGCCTGACCCAGCTTCAAACCGACGAGAAAAGCGCACGCGACGCCAACGACAAAGCCCAGTCCGCCCTCAAAGAGAGCAGCTCCGCCCTTGAAAAACTTCAGAAGGAAATCGCCGCCAACACCACTCGTCTTGAGACCGAATTGAACGAGGGCGATCAATTGCTGACCATCACCGCGGCCCTCGGCCTCGCCAAGGAACGCCAGAAAGACAGCACCGCCAAGCTCAACGAAACCACCGAAAAAGAAGCCGCTCTGAGTGTCCAGGTCACCAGCCTCGAAGAACGCATCACCCGCCAGACCAAGGCCCTCGAACAACAACAGGAAGATGCCCGCAACAAAGAGGCCGAGGCACAACAGGCCCTCGCCAAAGCCA
It encodes:
- a CDS encoding FHA domain-containing protein, with the protein product MPRLAFTLNNGKEFIHELNAQRISIGRDQRNEIHVDSTFVSSFHAELVRKDPDQTYYELVDKNSTNGTFVNGERIRRINIAVGDKIRFGELDAVLLDSPSPSSAPAPAPVPTPFPSVSTSPPKPDGSSTMMLQGTASAAPAPVLFPKPLAASSHPPAPTALKGSSTSKPGTSKPSPPAPGISKASAASTPVAPSTTLAPPAVALSRTDPPADNIAPAAAPVPAPNRDALEALQAEEAAVRTELESLKKQTAAHQRDLDKLEATKQELSANESRQLELNAALALLQNQFSERDNRLKKTNDSLLERQQALEAARTQEKKQQAALDAVNKQLADERRQLETLRADAAKSTTALNERIAALDHTLSDKQSELRTAEEKLELARKSEAETMLKVEALSDTDNRLKDTTVALQALEEQKQKTEQQLISLTQEREEKDNLIASITELSTAQNTLLQTLTSKRTDLEATLANLESTATEKQTRIRDQEADIASLKERTEAMEKNLAGEKAAQEAFTKIQEDLSAAETQLKNTQQELSDEQSALSKTTAEIQALVLALATHREETSAAEKNHQEATAKLTATQARITELAPTEQKLDEILKQVESVTQERQTLDTAVSALQKTRDELQSAIDQLNADQLTLTEKNASLTAQIKAGEEKNRQLTASIHTTENDLKTVQTLLEDTQQNLQKTQGEEKSSRDQLAAVTSEFNTTKTSHQALLEQSTREQTRLTKLNDDIEQSTQKIAALQKQETDLTQTIATLKDNTAKLEKDQADLVDRNHKAQDQLAKLQEEEKSSRSRLPLITGEITTAQAALAALLTQNTSEQTRLTDSTKEAEAAAKKLAELQKQQAELEQSLTTLKESKTKLEEEQANLQTSTKETQTRLTQLQTDEKSARDANDKAQSALKESSSALEKLQKEIAANTTRLETELNEGDQLLTITAALGLAKERQKDSTAKLNETTEKEAALSVQVTSLEERITRQTKALEQQQEDARNKEAEAQQALAKAKTELASSTSRVTELQQKEKLLADKLATGTDSQTVILFAHDLINRLELLDFVIQRYSSSNENADVVDQLQSLRQSFEDILAQHNVNEFTIRPGLEADAALYHRINLIGEAPEDAPLRIRETIRPGYLYQSPNGSSVVLRKADVKA
- a CDS encoding Gfo/Idh/MocA family protein, whose translation is MRTHKIMSQPIKIALVGVGMFGGDVHARTYADLQRFGIGGQLARIGLDAWTRDLAPLHFELTAIAARTEKSAVKAATQFHDSTGHRPLIFHGDEPWLELLDAVPDLDILAVATPDHLHTQPILAALARGVHVITEKPMCLSIHEADTIIELAAQKKCIVAVDMHKRYDPDHLRIRHDIQHRIGTPLYGSAYLEEPLEVSASTFKWVESSDPFSYVGPHWTDLIWHYYRSKPVALTAVGQKRRLIRDNIDAYDAVQVRVDYANGMSIHFHNNWITPSDFEGPVNQGHEIVGTDGKVESDQQYRGFRFWNQGGGSRTSNNHFTRDIPRPDGSSAYLGYGVDSLTACVAAICRVARFNDSPSDVATIYPTAADARISTAIIHAAAIVRDLNFKYLNEGKGTPVTARFGDDGITIIDPTRAEQGLEHVFQRIYSLPL
- a CDS encoding Gfo/Idh/MocA family protein, which encodes MNIPASSPSSSSSRRDFLKTTTKTAAGLSVLSGITLPHVHAAVDDTVRMALIGCGGRGGGAASNALSVNGAPTRLVAMADVQPNRLNAAHDALSKKHPDKMSVSEDAKFIGFDAYKKAVDVLKPGDIAMFATPPAFRWVHYQYAIERGINIFMEKPLSVDGPTSKRMLELNELAKKKGLKVAVGLMCRHCKVRKDLYNRVQDGEIGDIVLARAYRMQAPVASCFSKRRPPETPELIWQIQRFHSFLWASGGAYSDFFIHNIDEACWMKNDWPVEAQASGGRTDRGEFVDQNFDHYSVEYTWKDGSKFFFEGRNITGCRNEFSTHIHGTKGNAIVSNAGHLPARSAIFKGLGRKVEDRVWSAPQPEPNPYQLEWDDFLAAIRNNEDYNEMERGVKASLVTCMGRMAAHTGQIITYDQMLNCPHEFAPGADKFTLDGPAPIRENAEGRYPVPIPGKLRDREYADAV
- a CDS encoding ABC transporter substrate-binding protein, encoding MLWTRWIIFGLPTLLALLIVWAALQSVASRDSGGDELVVASGEGVPPTLNPFLPMTTVDREVAALVHEPLLRIGATGELEGALASSWSWTQQTRFWFSNASFATKAAAKLKALSPEQWQLWQLQEAVAVDAELRLQLSAVNTTTGPAVHELISEFGPLPVEVLRVELNGEAREHHEFFMSGAVEAAQVKGVRFEGSTAYELQVSGETVKFFEELNKYFRNLPDLEARLRFVRRVPMQDRPRLEWALREDAVFQDGSAVTAADVEASVNLVLSQGWPVDGVEALRLIEAWDTSAPRRPRVTFREVYGPALMAFVDLPVLPHRWVEAYAKRVAAGENPFIDLPPVGAGIFQLDGDVERSLFLSRKGGGARVQFLLDQNPMSIRAGFAMNRVDVFWPGSGSTAMLDRERGVTLRSAPPRNRLLVMWNCRKAPLNDLRVREALALGLDREALVQEWLQGQGSVVEGIFQPGLWFAANVPNQAVDRAKARQMLYDAGWVPDAAGMLSKNGSALRIELLTVAGNAQRINLATRLQELWRELGVELVVKAVPWDEMLDRQLPSRQFDAALMGLNFERSWDQMEFWHSSRARRGMNFAGIEDGGLDTLLTALRVEQDPVKVGELAQDLETRLLALHPFLSLFAGGNVVALRENALPETQIGNGFNLRQILEAQR
- a CDS encoding ABC transporter ATP-binding protein — protein: MPAPDSTPLLEIEDLKIAFQRYRQEPVLAVKGIDLQLLRGESLAIVGESGSGKSVTALSLARLLPEPQTKITAKTLRVNGHDVLNMNERALRRMRGKEIAYVFQEPSSSLNPVLTIRTQMAEALRLHRPDVTNLDEEIIQWLYKVGIVEPEKRLRAYPHELSGGMQQRVMIAMALCCQPQLLIADEPTTALDVTIQKQIIDLLADLRTSLGMSIVLITHNFAIIRNIADKVAVMFRGQIVESGSTEEVLANPQHPYTKALIACVPKLGVQQDKLQTIDYAAVEAAL
- the ndk gene encoding nucleoside-diphosphate kinase, encoding MPEQTTLILLKPDAVSKSLCGEVLKRFEGEGFRVRGLKMLQLTDELLKEHYAHIVERPFFPDVVQFMKSAPVVALALSGEEVIPRVRDLLGPTDSRKADKGTIRGDFGEDSMINVVHASDSPEAAAAELKRFFKDGEIFAY